One window of Catonella massiliensis genomic DNA carries:
- a CDS encoding TetR/AcrR family transcriptional regulator: MAKTKEERRKEIIETAGKLFEEKGYEQTQVQDIVNEIGVAKGLFYYYFKSKDEVMEELADRYADAIIDAVNELIDKDISTFDKINRIFQIFIDSAEKKSGIFMGILNVKNGITHERIFFNVGEKMVPLVTELILSGNDNGECNCSDPKFITEFLVSGLFNIMNQISPDEKIDYLKEKLPTIKTMILKLYNFAEQKESK; encoded by the coding sequence ATGGCAAAAACTAAAGAAGAAAGACGCAAGGAAATCATTGAGACAGCTGGAAAGTTGTTTGAGGAGAAGGGATATGAGCAGACACAAGTACAGGATATTGTCAATGAAATTGGAGTAGCAAAGGGACTTTTCTATTATTACTTCAAGTCAAAAGATGAAGTAATGGAGGAGTTGGCAGATAGATATGCAGACGCGATAATAGATGCTGTCAACGAATTGATAGATAAGGATATAAGCACCTTTGACAAAATCAATCGTATTTTTCAAATTTTTATTGATTCGGCAGAAAAAAAGTCTGGCATATTTATGGGAATCCTAAATGTGAAAAACGGTATAACACACGAGAGGATTTTTTTCAATGTTGGGGAAAAAATGGTTCCTCTTGTAACAGAACTTATACTTTCTGGAAATGATAATGGAGAATGCAACTGCAGTGACCCAAAGTTTATCACTGAGTTTTTGGTTTCAGGATTGTTTAATATCATGAATCAAATTTCTCCAGATGAGAAGATCGATTATTTGAAGGAAAAACTACCAACAATCAAGACAATGATTCTTAAACTATATAATTTTGCTGAACAGAAGGAGAGCAAATGA
- a CDS encoding ABC transporter ATP-binding protein — protein sequence MLKTVTFENVSKTYNVGDSEVTALDHVSFSIEDESVTVILGPSGSGKSTMLNLIGGMDRASSGCIRVSDTDISKLNEFELTEYRRKKIGFVFQFYNLIPSLNALENVSIVAKMTPHSFDAKEMIRSVGLEDRCQHFPDELSGGEMQRLSIARAICKNPDILLCDEPTGALDSATGRSVLQLLTDMARKYNKTVIIVTHNASIALCANEVIHLKDGRIEFSEKNEKPLKVDEVNW from the coding sequence ATATTGAAAACAGTTACATTTGAGAATGTATCAAAGACATATAATGTTGGTGACAGCGAGGTAACGGCACTTGATCATGTCAGCTTCAGCATTGAAGACGAAAGCGTCACTGTGATTTTAGGACCGAGCGGATCTGGAAAGAGTACGATGCTCAATCTTATAGGTGGCATGGATAGAGCCTCATCTGGGTGCATACGGGTGTCAGATACCGATATTTCAAAGCTCAATGAATTTGAACTAACCGAATACAGAAGGAAAAAGATAGGATTTGTTTTCCAGTTTTACAATCTGATACCATCACTTAATGCGCTAGAGAATGTCAGTATTGTGGCTAAGATGACGCCACATTCGTTTGACGCAAAGGAAATGATCCGTAGTGTCGGGCTGGAGGATAGATGTCAGCATTTTCCTGATGAACTTTCAGGCGGAGAAATGCAGCGCTTGTCTATCGCACGTGCCATATGTAAAAATCCTGACATTCTTCTCTGTGATGAGCCAACAGGGGCTCTGGACAGCGCTACAGGAAGGAGTGTACTTCAACTTCTTACGGATATGGCCAGGAAATATAACAAAACCGTAATCATAGTGACGCATAATGCATCTATTGCGCTATGCGCTAATGAAGTGATACACCTAAAGGACGGTAGGATCGAATTTTCTGAGAAAAATGAAAAACCTTTGAAGGTTGACGAGGTAAACTGGTAA
- a CDS encoding ABC transporter permease, with amino-acid sequence MGTLFRKMLRDIWRLKSQFLSIFIMCALGMLIYSGIEGVWNGMEQEEIAYFKDSNLADIWINGLGFDNDDIGQIKELDGVNETQLSAVESAYLDSDSNVNICLISNKDNKISKPLCINGNEYKPTEDGIWLDKDYADNKKIHVGDQIQIYYGEKSQKLEVKGLVYSPEYICYTGSSTSTVPDHSKYTYGFISADTLSQIVPNAAYNQIKITTDNITDVDSLRSDLKTILGDKYMMCYDRTEYTPVSSYINKIGQIKKMSVMFSLVFFLLALLTIYTTMTRIVRKQRTQIGILKALGFHPLQIQLHYAVYGLVISIPAALLGYELAPYTVTPVLLSLQKKFYSMPEWLGRNSYYSVILIVLLITICTLSAWISCRSIVAETPADLLRASGRQSQKKVFAEHFKVLWNRLSFDWRWIIRDAGQNKIRTAIGIVGVLGSMMLLMSSFGLKDTINIVNSEIYGRQYTYYEKLNLSMSPTEDEVKKIESLLSGDCQWVSEQSCEAKSSMSVHSESLFIIGQGYFFTTYDTDGNVLELPDDGIILSGSSARDLNVKENGFISILIAGKRNYLKVSQIADINSPQGIFMSQSYWKSLGNTFTASALLADDNMNLDDVRQMSVIKDSVKLKKQYSESEELLDSVQGVIILLIVAAILLSIVIQYNLGLLNFTEKYREYATLRVLGSYNTDIKSLIFKSSLITMVTGWIIGSIAGWYFLGLYVRTVSTTTISYSPHLRLISYIIVSLIVVGCSLLIQLMVCRLTAHIDMVESLKSVE; translated from the coding sequence ATGGGTACACTGTTTCGTAAAATGCTTCGTGACATCTGGCGACTGAAATCTCAGTTCCTGTCGATATTTATCATGTGCGCTCTTGGAATGCTGATATACTCAGGTATCGAGGGAGTATGGAACGGTATGGAGCAGGAAGAGATTGCCTATTTTAAGGATTCAAATCTGGCAGATATCTGGATCAATGGTCTCGGATTTGACAATGATGATATTGGACAGATAAAAGAGCTTGATGGGGTAAACGAAACCCAGCTTTCCGCTGTAGAAAGCGCATATCTGGATAGCGATTCCAATGTCAATATCTGTCTTATATCCAACAAAGACAATAAAATATCAAAGCCTTTATGTATTAACGGAAATGAATATAAGCCAACAGAAGACGGCATCTGGCTGGATAAAGATTATGCAGACAATAAGAAAATCCATGTTGGTGACCAGATTCAGATATACTACGGTGAAAAAAGTCAAAAGTTAGAAGTTAAGGGATTGGTCTACAGCCCTGAGTATATCTGCTATACAGGTTCATCTACATCCACGGTGCCAGATCATTCGAAATATACCTATGGATTCATATCAGCAGATACTCTTTCTCAGATAGTCCCTAATGCAGCCTATAATCAGATAAAAATTACTACAGATAATATAACTGACGTGGATTCACTGCGCTCAGATTTGAAAACTATTCTAGGTGATAAATATATGATGTGTTATGACAGAACGGAATACACACCTGTATCTTCATACATAAATAAGATCGGGCAGATAAAAAAGATGTCTGTCATGTTTTCACTCGTATTTTTTCTTCTGGCACTCCTTACCATTTACACAACTATGACAAGAATTGTCAGGAAGCAGCGTACACAGATCGGAATATTAAAGGCGCTTGGTTTTCATCCTCTTCAGATCCAGCTACATTATGCTGTTTACGGACTTGTCATCAGCATTCCAGCAGCATTACTGGGCTATGAGCTTGCACCATATACAGTAACCCCTGTCCTTCTTTCTCTGCAGAAAAAGTTTTACAGCATGCCTGAATGGCTGGGGCGTAATTCGTATTATTCAGTAATACTTATTGTACTGCTTATCACTATCTGTACCTTATCTGCCTGGATCTCATGCAGATCCATCGTAGCTGAGACACCGGCTGATTTGCTCCGTGCTTCTGGCAGGCAGAGTCAGAAAAAGGTCTTTGCTGAACATTTTAAAGTTCTGTGGAACAGACTGAGCTTTGACTGGAGATGGATCATCCGAGATGCAGGACAGAACAAAATTCGTACAGCAATAGGAATTGTAGGCGTTTTAGGGAGCATGATGCTTCTGATGTCAAGCTTCGGATTAAAAGACACTATCAACATCGTAAACAGTGAGATTTATGGCAGGCAATACACTTATTATGAAAAGTTAAATCTCAGTATGTCTCCAACAGAGGATGAAGTCAAAAAAATAGAATCTCTTCTGTCAGGCGACTGTCAGTGGGTAAGCGAACAGTCATGTGAGGCAAAAAGCTCAATGTCTGTTCATTCTGAAAGTCTGTTTATTATTGGTCAGGGTTATTTTTTCACGACATATGATACTGATGGAAATGTGCTGGAACTGCCTGATGATGGAATAATTCTATCCGGTTCTTCAGCCAGGGATCTGAATGTGAAAGAAAACGGATTTATCAGCATACTTATAGCGGGAAAGAGAAATTATCTGAAGGTCTCCCAGATAGCAGATATAAACAGCCCTCAGGGAATATTTATGTCGCAGTCATACTGGAAATCGCTTGGCAATACATTTACAGCCAGCGCATTATTGGCAGATGACAACATGAATCTGGACGATGTGAGGCAGATGTCTGTTATCAAAGATTCAGTCAAGTTGAAGAAACAATACAGTGAGTCAGAGGAATTGCTGGACAGCGTTCAAGGAGTGATCATACTTCTAATCGTAGCAGCCATTCTTCTAAGTATTGTGATCCAGTATAATCTCGGATTATTGAACTTTACAGAAAAATACAGAGAATATGCCACACTTCGTGTTCTCGGCAGCTACAATACAGATATAAAGAGTCTTATCTTTAAAAGCAGCCTGATCACCATGGTGACAGGGTGGATAATTGGCTCGATTGCCGGATGGTATTTTCTTGGACTATATGTCAGAACAGTCTCAACAACCACGATTTCATATTCACCTCATTTACGATTGATATCATATATAATTGTTTCATTGATCGTCGTAGGCTGCTCTCTTTTGATCCAGCTTATGGTATGCAGGTTAACAGCACATATAGATATGGTCGAATCGTTGAAGTCGGTCGAATAA